One stretch of Streptomyces zhihengii DNA includes these proteins:
- a CDS encoding sialate:H+ symport family MFS transporter, translated as MHNTDRPAARALPWYREVTPTQWKSFTAAWIGYVLDGFDFVLITLVLTEISDEFGLSTVQAASLVSGAFITRWLGGAILGAVGDRYGRKLSMVLSILLYSLGTFACGFAWDYTSLFVARLAIGMGMAGEYSASATYVMESWPARVRSRASGFLISGFSIGSVLAAQVYNWVVPALGWRWMFYIGIVPIVIALWMRRALPEAAEWTEAVEEKGARPNPFRPLFRTPALAVVNLVLATLASVALFAVFTPLGDGAVPVLSVVAGLCLAAFAVQLGGRRSWVLYLAMIVTIFFAFLYSWPIQALLPTYLKTELGYTTDQVTDVLYFAGFGTMVGCWVAGFLGDRIGARKAYAFTLLGSLVFVFPVFAVRDNLLLLGALLFVLQATSFGISGLLPRWIGGHFPTESRGAALGFTYNVGALGGAVAPVLGAHLASGMDLGRALAVLTFAGTVIVVALVGFDVPGRLNRLTDPDGPADHLAEAASPSLAPADGAPAPRA; from the coding sequence GTGCACAACACCGACCGCCCCGCCGCCCGCGCGCTGCCGTGGTACCGCGAGGTCACCCCCACCCAATGGAAGTCGTTCACCGCCGCCTGGATCGGCTACGTCCTCGACGGCTTCGACTTCGTGCTGATCACGCTCGTGCTGACGGAGATCAGCGACGAGTTCGGGCTGAGCACGGTGCAGGCGGCCAGCCTGGTCTCCGGCGCCTTCATCACCCGCTGGCTCGGCGGCGCGATACTCGGCGCGGTCGGCGACCGCTACGGCCGCAAGCTGTCGATGGTGCTCAGCATCCTGCTCTACTCGCTGGGCACCTTCGCCTGCGGCTTCGCCTGGGACTACACCAGCCTCTTCGTCGCCCGGCTCGCCATCGGCATGGGCATGGCCGGCGAGTACAGCGCGAGCGCCACCTATGTGATGGAGAGCTGGCCCGCCCGCGTCCGCAGCCGCGCCAGCGGCTTCCTGATCTCCGGCTTCTCCATCGGCTCGGTGCTCGCGGCGCAGGTCTACAACTGGGTGGTGCCCGCACTGGGCTGGCGCTGGATGTTCTACATCGGCATCGTGCCGATCGTCATCGCCCTGTGGATGCGGCGCGCCCTGCCCGAGGCGGCGGAGTGGACCGAGGCCGTGGAGGAGAAGGGCGCACGCCCCAACCCGTTCCGTCCGCTGTTCCGCACGCCGGCGCTGGCCGTGGTCAACCTCGTCCTCGCGACCCTCGCCTCGGTGGCCCTGTTCGCCGTGTTCACCCCGCTCGGCGACGGCGCGGTCCCGGTCCTGTCGGTGGTGGCGGGCCTGTGCCTGGCCGCGTTCGCGGTGCAGCTCGGCGGCCGCCGCAGCTGGGTGCTCTATCTGGCGATGATCGTGACGATCTTCTTCGCCTTCCTGTACTCCTGGCCGATCCAGGCCCTGCTGCCGACCTATCTGAAGACCGAGCTCGGCTACACCACCGACCAGGTCACCGACGTGCTCTACTTCGCCGGCTTCGGCACCATGGTCGGCTGCTGGGTCGCGGGCTTCCTCGGCGACCGGATCGGCGCCCGCAAGGCGTACGCCTTCACCCTGCTCGGCTCGCTCGTCTTCGTCTTCCCGGTCTTCGCCGTCCGCGACAACCTGCTGCTGCTCGGCGCGCTGCTCTTCGTGCTCCAGGCGACCAGCTTCGGCATCTCGGGTCTGCTCCCCCGCTGGATCGGCGGCCACTTCCCGACCGAGAGCCGCGGCGCCGCGCTCGGCTTCACCTACAACGTCGGAGCGCTCGGCGGTGCGGTCGCCCCGGTGCTCGGCGCGCATCTGGCGTCGGGCATGGACCTCGGCCGGGCGCTCGCGGTGCTCACCTTCGCCGGCACGGTGATCGTGGTCGCGCTCGTCGGCTTCGACGTGCCGGGCCGGCTGAACCGGCTCACGGACCCGGACGGCCCCGCCGACCACCTGGCGGAGGCGGCATCGCCGTCCCTCGCCCCGGCGGACGGGGCCCCGGCGCCCCGGGCCTGA
- a CDS encoding FadR/GntR family transcriptional regulator produces the protein MARSTVTEDVQARIRALIVDRGLGPGSPLPTESDLMELFDVSRVTVREALKALQALHVVEIRRGSGTFVGSLSLAPFVGGLAFRAVVRHSNGEPGLYELMRVREALETGLIDSVVACAPQEDLDVLHAIVDTMDEEAAAGGIDRGTDRAFHLALYRSLENHLLSEVLDAFWAAMDQVRGDLGDGHADPGETCAHHREIVEAIAARDGARAVLAMSTHFDDLRARLAPPGR, from the coding sequence GTGGCGCGCAGCACGGTGACCGAGGACGTCCAGGCCCGGATCAGGGCGCTGATCGTCGACCGGGGCCTCGGGCCCGGCAGCCCCCTGCCCACCGAGTCGGACCTGATGGAGCTGTTCGACGTCAGCCGGGTCACCGTGCGCGAGGCGCTGAAGGCGCTCCAGGCGCTGCACGTCGTGGAGATCCGGCGGGGATCGGGCACCTTCGTCGGCTCGCTCTCGCTCGCGCCGTTCGTCGGCGGACTGGCCTTCCGCGCCGTCGTCCGGCACTCGAACGGCGAGCCGGGGCTCTACGAGCTGATGCGGGTGCGCGAGGCGCTGGAGACCGGCCTCATCGACAGCGTGGTCGCCTGCGCCCCGCAGGAGGACCTGGACGTGCTCCACGCCATCGTCGACACGATGGACGAGGAGGCCGCCGCGGGCGGCATCGACCGCGGCACGGACCGGGCCTTCCATCTCGCGCTCTACCGCTCGCTGGAGAACCATCTGCTGAGCGAGGTGCTCGACGCCTTCTGGGCCGCCATGGACCAGGTCCGCGGCGACCTCGGCGACGGCCACGCCGACCCGGGGGAGACCTGCGCCCACCACCGCGAGATCGTCGAGGCGATCGCGGCCCGGGACGGCGCCCGGGCCGTGCTCGCCATGAGCACCCACTTCGACGACCTGCGCGCCCGGCTGGCCCCGCCCGGCCGGTGA
- a CDS encoding FadR/GntR family transcriptional regulator codes for MSGSRPGRQLLRQEVVDGIKRYILENKLRPGDPLPTEPALCEALGASRSSVREAVKILNALDIVEVRHGHGTYVGRLSLSALVESLTFRGLLSPDDDFQVLSDLVDLRELFECGMAESIVGSLTAEQLDGLDAAVRRMGEIGAGDGKGFVESDRAFHALLVAPLGNALIGQLSVAFWDVYTIVAPHLDGFTHADETATVEAHRRIAEAARAGDAAAFTAALREHYAPVRRRLTEARSRPA; via the coding sequence ATGTCGGGATCACGCCCGGGACGGCAGCTGCTGCGGCAGGAGGTCGTCGACGGCATCAAGCGGTACATCCTGGAGAACAAGCTGCGCCCGGGAGACCCGCTGCCCACCGAGCCCGCCCTCTGCGAGGCCCTCGGCGCCAGCCGCTCCAGCGTCCGCGAGGCGGTCAAGATCCTCAACGCCCTGGACATCGTGGAGGTGCGCCACGGCCACGGCACCTATGTGGGCCGGCTCAGCCTCTCCGCGCTGGTCGAGAGCCTGACCTTCCGCGGACTGCTCAGCCCGGACGACGACTTCCAGGTCCTCTCCGACCTCGTCGACCTGCGCGAGCTCTTCGAGTGCGGCATGGCCGAGAGCATCGTCGGCTCACTGACCGCCGAGCAGCTCGACGGCCTCGACGCGGCGGTCCGGCGGATGGGCGAGATCGGCGCCGGCGACGGCAAGGGCTTCGTCGAGAGCGACCGGGCCTTCCACGCCCTGCTGGTCGCGCCCCTGGGCAACGCGCTCATCGGGCAGCTCTCCGTCGCGTTCTGGGACGTCTACACGATCGTCGCGCCCCATCTGGACGGCTTCACCCACGCCGACGAGACCGCGACCGTCGAGGCGCACCGGCGCATCGCCGAGGCGGCGAGGGCCGGCGACGCCGCCGCGTTCACCGCGGCGCTGCGCGAGCACTACGCCCCCGTCAGGCGGCGGCTGACGGAGGCGCGTTCGCGCCCCGCCTGA
- a CDS encoding ROK family protein yields the protein MTVPEQPSGPVVALDLGGTKIAAALVDGGGRITARHTRPTPARAGASAVLDALADAVRTVSAGASPVAVGVAAAGVIDPRTGTVTSATDSLAGWAGTALGPDLAARTGLPVACDNDVRAAAGPELAAMGPDATLLFAAIGTGVGGAVAAGGRMLHGAHGVAGHLGHLPSPEAEGLPCTCGGSGHLEVIASGPAITALYGRLSGRPADRLETVAALAAEGDAHAVRAVTTGAAAAGRVLGGLANALGPDRVVVGGGVTGIGPLWAQALDAAFAGELMPPLRGLRPVAPALGHDAAVTGAAALVRTLPLHSPGAHR from the coding sequence ATGACCGTCCCCGAGCAGCCCTCCGGTCCCGTCGTCGCCCTCGACCTCGGCGGGACCAAGATCGCCGCGGCGCTCGTCGACGGCGGCGGCCGGATCACCGCCCGGCACACCCGGCCCACCCCGGCCCGGGCAGGCGCGTCCGCCGTGCTCGACGCCCTCGCCGACGCGGTCCGCACGGTGTCGGCGGGCGCCTCGCCCGTCGCGGTCGGGGTCGCCGCCGCCGGGGTCATCGACCCCCGCACCGGCACGGTCACCAGCGCGACCGACTCCCTGGCGGGCTGGGCCGGGACGGCACTCGGCCCGGACCTCGCGGCCCGCACCGGCCTCCCGGTGGCGTGCGACAACGACGTGCGCGCCGCGGCCGGGCCCGAACTCGCCGCGATGGGCCCGGACGCCACCCTGCTGTTCGCGGCCATCGGGACCGGCGTCGGCGGAGCGGTCGCCGCGGGCGGCCGGATGCTGCACGGCGCCCACGGCGTGGCCGGCCACCTCGGGCACCTGCCGAGCCCCGAGGCCGAGGGCCTGCCCTGCACCTGCGGCGGCTCGGGCCATCTGGAGGTCATCGCCTCCGGCCCGGCGATCACCGCGCTCTACGGGCGGCTCTCCGGCCGGCCGGCCGACCGTCTGGAGACGGTCGCCGCGCTGGCCGCCGAAGGCGACGCCCACGCCGTGCGGGCCGTCACCACCGGCGCCGCGGCGGCCGGCCGGGTCCTCGGCGGCCTGGCCAACGCCCTCGGCCCGGACCGGGTGGTCGTCGGCGGCGGCGTCACCGGAATCGGCCCCCTCTGGGCCCAGGCCCTGGACGCCGCCTTCGCCGGAGAGCTCATGCCCCCGCTGCGCGGCCTGCGCCCGGTGGCCCCGGCCCTCGGCCACGACGCGGCCGTGACCGGCGCCGCCGCACTCGTCCGCACCCTGCCCCTCCACTCCCCCGGAGCACACCGATGA
- a CDS encoding class F sortase produces the protein MAPHHSPPQPPVTSRSLARALLGPAVAALLGFLLMYNSFGSSTDAKPSAGPAVSVPTSRAPADPAASGPAAENRATPLVEPLSLERSEPQRIKIPRIAVDAPFMGLSIGPSGMLDAPPPDDRNLVGWWQEGVTPGELGTSIVAGHVDTRTGPAVFLLLPTLKAGDTVDIVREDGSTATFVVDSVENFSKASFPNDRVYADTPDAQLRLITCGGEYDRKAKDYKENVVVFAHLDSVKQP, from the coding sequence ATGGCCCCGCACCACTCACCCCCGCAGCCCCCCGTCACCTCCCGCTCGCTCGCCCGCGCCCTGCTCGGGCCCGCCGTGGCGGCGCTCCTCGGCTTCCTGCTGATGTACAACTCCTTCGGCTCCTCCACCGACGCCAAGCCCTCCGCCGGGCCGGCCGTGTCCGTGCCCACGAGCAGGGCTCCCGCGGATCCCGCGGCCTCCGGCCCGGCCGCCGAGAACAGGGCGACGCCCCTCGTCGAACCGCTCTCCCTGGAGAGGTCCGAGCCCCAGCGGATCAAGATCCCCCGGATCGCGGTCGACGCACCCTTCATGGGCCTGTCCATCGGCCCCTCCGGCATGCTCGACGCCCCGCCGCCGGACGACCGCAACCTGGTCGGCTGGTGGCAGGAGGGGGTCACCCCGGGCGAACTGGGCACCTCGATCGTGGCCGGGCACGTGGACACCCGGACGGGGCCGGCGGTGTTCCTGCTGCTGCCCACGCTGAAGGCCGGCGACACGGTGGACATCGTCCGGGAGGACGGCTCCACCGCGACGTTCGTCGTCGACTCCGTCGAGAACTTCAGCAAGGCGTCGTTCCCGAACGACCGGGTGTACGCGGACACACCGGACGCGCAGCTCCGGCTGATCACCTGCGGCGGCGAGTACGACCGCAAGGCGAAGGACTACAAGGAGAACGTGGTGGTCTTCGCGCATCTCGACTCGGTGAAGCAGCCGTAG
- a CDS encoding dihydrodipicolinate synthase family protein, whose amino-acid sequence MALTAPLRGVVPPVCTPLTPAGEVDTASLTGLVRHLVDGGVHGLFALGSSSEVVYLTDEQRATVLEVVVNAADGRVPVLAGVIDTTTPRVLEHTRTARSIGADAVVATAPFYTRTHEKEIARHFRTVRAEGGLPLFAYDLPVSVHSKLSPGLVRELAEDGTIAGLKDSSGDEGGLRRLIVALGGREGRASGPAPGFSILTGSELTVDAALLAGADGVVPGIGNVDPAGYVRLYDAALAGDWRTAAGEQERLVELFGMVDAGPVDEMSRNASAIGAFKHALRLLGVIAHGTTALPQIQLDAESIAVVSRRLRAAGLLPVR is encoded by the coding sequence ATGGCACTGACCGCACCCCTCCGCGGTGTCGTCCCGCCCGTCTGCACCCCTCTGACCCCGGCCGGCGAGGTGGACACCGCCTCGCTGACCGGTCTGGTGCGCCATCTCGTCGACGGCGGCGTGCACGGGCTCTTCGCCCTCGGTTCGAGCAGCGAGGTCGTCTACCTCACCGACGAGCAGCGCGCCACGGTGCTGGAGGTCGTGGTGAACGCGGCCGACGGCAGGGTCCCGGTCCTCGCCGGTGTCATCGACACCACCACCCCCCGCGTCCTGGAGCACACCCGCACCGCCCGCTCGATCGGCGCCGACGCCGTGGTGGCCACCGCGCCCTTCTACACCCGCACCCACGAGAAGGAGATCGCGCGCCACTTCCGTACCGTCCGCGCCGAGGGCGGCCTCCCGCTCTTCGCGTACGACCTGCCGGTCTCCGTGCACTCCAAGCTCTCGCCGGGACTCGTCCGGGAACTGGCCGAGGACGGCACGATCGCCGGACTGAAGGACAGCAGCGGCGACGAGGGCGGTCTGCGCCGGCTGATCGTGGCGCTCGGCGGCCGCGAGGGCCGCGCCTCGGGCCCCGCGCCCGGGTTCTCGATCCTCACCGGGTCGGAACTGACGGTGGACGCCGCGCTGCTGGCCGGTGCCGACGGCGTGGTCCCCGGCATCGGCAACGTCGACCCGGCCGGCTACGTCCGCCTCTACGACGCCGCCCTGGCGGGCGACTGGAGGACGGCGGCCGGTGAGCAGGAGCGGCTGGTCGAGCTGTTCGGGATGGTCGACGCCGGCCCGGTGGACGAGATGAGCCGCAACGCCTCGGCCATCGGCGCGTTCAAGCACGCCCTCCGGCTGCTCGGCGTCATCGCCCACGGCACGACGGCCCTGCCGCAGATCCAGCTCGACGCGGAGTCGATCGCCGTCGTCTCGCGGCGGCTGCGCGCGGCCGGTCTGCTCCCGGTCCGATGA
- a CDS encoding exo-alpha-sialidase yields the protein MQRRVCLALLSATMVALSTTGVAHGAAQPAAGQLWSQDLATQGVGSPYYRIPALTKTGAGTLLAAYDARPTLGDLPGNLSVVLRRSTDDGVTWQEQQVIRKEAAPKGFGDPSLLVDRETGRIFVFYAASVNQGFFGSATGNDESDPNVLQADYSYSDDDGLTWKHERITAEIKNPAWAGMFAASGEGIQLRHGIHKGRLIQQYAIRNNGANYAVSAYSDDHGATWRMGTPVGPGGDENKTVELSDGRIMLNNRSAPYRTVAYSSDGGVTYTPFQQDTELPDPANNGSVTRFAPGVAATHPRAKWLMFSNTATTNSRSNLTVRLSCDNGANWPVRRTVAAGSSAYSTLTPLTDGTPANPRVGLLWERNGYRSITYSSFDLQWLGGVCAPVTVTPPAGLRPGTTTEVTVRVVSQNDVRLPSGSVSLSLPAGWSAPQVTVPALDPGQGANMRIPVTVPANAAAGRVATTATYLVRGWQRSYGEGGLTVTAP from the coding sequence ATGCAGCGCAGAGTGTGTCTGGCCCTGTTGTCCGCCACGATGGTGGCCCTGAGCACGACCGGCGTCGCCCACGGCGCCGCGCAGCCCGCCGCAGGTCAGCTCTGGTCCCAGGACCTCGCCACCCAGGGCGTGGGCTCGCCGTACTACCGCATCCCGGCACTCACCAAGACCGGCGCGGGCACCCTGCTGGCGGCCTACGACGCCCGGCCCACCCTCGGCGACCTGCCCGGCAACCTCTCCGTCGTGCTGCGCCGCAGCACCGACGACGGCGTCACCTGGCAGGAGCAGCAGGTGATCCGCAAGGAGGCGGCGCCCAAGGGCTTCGGCGACCCGAGCCTGCTCGTGGACCGGGAGACGGGGCGGATCTTCGTCTTCTACGCCGCCTCCGTCAACCAGGGGTTCTTCGGGTCGGCGACGGGCAACGACGAGTCCGATCCGAACGTCCTCCAGGCCGACTACAGCTACTCGGACGACGACGGCCTCACCTGGAAGCACGAGCGCATCACCGCGGAGATCAAGAACCCCGCCTGGGCCGGGATGTTCGCCGCCTCGGGCGAGGGCATCCAGCTCCGGCACGGCATCCACAAGGGCCGGCTGATCCAGCAGTACGCGATCCGGAACAACGGCGCCAACTACGCGGTGAGCGCCTACAGCGACGACCACGGGGCGACCTGGCGGATGGGCACCCCGGTGGGTCCGGGCGGCGACGAGAACAAGACCGTCGAGCTGTCCGACGGCCGGATCATGCTCAACAACCGCTCGGCGCCGTACCGCACGGTCGCGTACTCCTCCGACGGCGGCGTCACGTACACCCCGTTCCAGCAGGACACCGAGCTCCCCGACCCGGCGAACAACGGCTCCGTGACGCGCTTCGCCCCGGGCGTCGCGGCGACCCATCCGCGGGCGAAGTGGCTGATGTTCTCCAACACCGCGACCACGAACAGCCGCAGCAACCTCACGGTGCGGCTCTCCTGCGACAACGGCGCCAACTGGCCGGTGCGCAGGACGGTCGCCGCCGGCTCCTCGGCGTACTCCACGCTGACGCCCCTCACCGACGGGACGCCCGCCAACCCGCGCGTCGGGCTGCTGTGGGAGCGGAACGGCTACCGCAGCATCACCTACTCCTCCTTCGACCTCCAGTGGCTCGGCGGCGTGTGCGCGCCCGTCACGGTGACCCCGCCCGCGGGCCTGAGGCCGGGCACGACGACGGAGGTGACGGTGCGTGTGGTGAGCCAGAACGACGTGCGGCTCCCGTCCGGTTCGGTGTCGCTGAGCCTGCCGGCGGGGTGGAGCGCGCCGCAGGTGACGGTGCCCGCACTCGACCCGGGGCAGGGCGCGAACATGAGGATCCCGGTGACCGTGCCGGCCAACGCCGCCGCGGGCAGGGTCGCGACGACGGCGACCTACCTGGTGCGCGGCTGGCAGCGCTCCTACGGCGAGGGCGGCCTGACGGTCACCGCCCCGTAG
- a CDS encoding N-acetylmannosamine-6-phosphate 2-epimerase yields the protein MTSAPAGFTDTVGGRLIVSCQAPEGDPMRHTGTLVRLALAAEAGGAAAVRANAPEVVAAITAACRLPVVGLWKDGGTGVHITPTVRHALAVAEAGAAVVAADATGRPRPDGDTFAGIVAAVHAAGALVMADVATLAEGVRAAEEGADLVSTTLSGYAPGSPVQDGPDLDLVERLAAAIAVPVVAEGRIATPAHAAEALARGAHSVVVGTAITAPTALTRTFAKGLGRP from the coding sequence ATGACCTCTGCGCCCGCCGGATTCACCGACACCGTCGGCGGCCGGCTGATCGTGTCCTGCCAGGCCCCGGAAGGCGATCCGATGCGGCACACCGGGACCCTGGTGCGCCTCGCCCTCGCAGCCGAGGCGGGCGGCGCCGCCGCCGTCCGCGCCAACGCGCCCGAGGTCGTCGCCGCGATCACGGCGGCCTGCCGCCTGCCGGTCGTGGGCCTGTGGAAGGACGGTGGCACCGGTGTCCACATCACACCGACCGTCCGCCACGCCCTCGCCGTCGCCGAGGCCGGCGCCGCGGTGGTGGCCGCCGACGCCACCGGCCGGCCGCGCCCCGACGGCGACACCTTCGCCGGGATCGTGGCGGCCGTGCACGCGGCCGGCGCCCTCGTCATGGCGGATGTCGCCACCCTCGCCGAGGGCGTCCGGGCCGCCGAGGAGGGCGCGGACCTGGTGTCCACCACCCTCTCCGGCTACGCCCCCGGCTCCCCCGTCCAGGACGGCCCGGACCTCGACCTGGTCGAGCGGCTCGCCGCGGCGATCGCCGTCCCCGTCGTCGCCGAGGGCCGCATCGCCACCCCCGCCCACGCCGCCGAGGCGCTCGCCCGCGGCGCCCACAGTGTCGTCGTCGGCACCGCCATCACCGCCCCCACCGCACTGACCAGGACCTTCGCCAAGGGCCTCGGCCGGCCGTAA
- a CDS encoding acetylxylan esterase — MPLTDLSLAECLALSPALPEPADLDAFWAGTLAASPPAEPVFRLVDTGLPQVTTYDVTFAGHGGDPVRGWLRLPAGAREPLGCVVEFLGYGRGRGLPHEQLLWSSAGHAHLLMDTRGQGWSAATGDTPDAGAVGGSVPGFLTRGAGGPAEHYYVRLITDAVRAVDAARAHPAVDPARIVATGISQGGGLALAVAALVPGLAGAMPDVPFLCDIRRGSLVAARPPYTEVAEYLRLHRDDAGALLDTLSYVDAAVLAPRATAPSLFSIAMMDDICPPSTCFAAYHRYGGPKDVRVYEYNGHEGGGAHHQRVQLDWLRALLAS; from the coding sequence ATGCCGTTGACGGACCTGTCTCTCGCCGAATGCCTGGCCCTGAGCCCTGCCCTGCCGGAGCCCGCGGACCTCGACGCCTTCTGGGCGGGGACCCTGGCGGCGAGCCCCCCGGCGGAGCCCGTCTTCCGGCTCGTCGACACCGGGCTGCCGCAGGTGACGACCTATGACGTCACCTTCGCCGGTCACGGCGGAGATCCCGTGCGCGGCTGGCTGCGGCTGCCGGCCGGTGCCCGGGAACCGCTCGGCTGCGTCGTCGAGTTCCTCGGCTACGGCCGGGGGCGCGGCCTCCCGCACGAGCAGCTCCTGTGGTCCTCCGCCGGGCACGCCCATCTGCTCATGGACACCCGGGGCCAGGGCTGGTCGGCCGCGACGGGCGACACACCGGACGCGGGAGCGGTGGGGGGTTCCGTCCCCGGCTTCCTGACCCGCGGCGCCGGCGGGCCCGCGGAGCACTACTACGTGCGGCTGATCACGGACGCCGTCCGCGCCGTGGACGCCGCCCGGGCCCACCCCGCCGTCGACCCCGCGCGGATCGTCGCCACCGGGATCAGCCAGGGCGGCGGGCTGGCCCTCGCCGTCGCCGCCCTCGTCCCCGGGCTCGCGGGCGCCATGCCCGACGTCCCGTTCCTCTGCGACATCCGCCGCGGCTCCCTGGTCGCGGCCCGGCCGCCGTACACCGAGGTGGCGGAGTACCTGCGCCTCCACCGGGACGACGCGGGAGCCCTGCTGGACACCCTCTCCTACGTGGACGCCGCCGTGCTCGCCCCGCGCGCCACCGCCCCCTCGCTGTTCTCGATCGCCATGATGGACGACATCTGCCCGCCGTCCACGTGCTTCGCCGCCTACCACCGCTACGGCGGCCCCAAGGACGTGCGGGTCTACGAGTACAACGGCCACGAGGGCGGCGGGGCCCACCACCAGCGGGTGCAACTCGACTGGCTGCGCGCCCTCCTGGCCTCCTGA
- a CDS encoding LysE family translocator: protein MSVAFLLTTLIVVVTPGTGVVYTLAAGLSHGRRAGVVAAFACTVGIVPHLVATVTGLAALLHTSAVAYETVKYLGVAYLLYMAWSTLRDKDALVVERDTAPRPAARVIASGVLLNLLNPKLTMFFVAFLPQFVPGGGQGSARDLLALGGVFMGLTFVVFAVYGLCAAAVRHRVLARPRVLTGLRRVFAVCFVGLGARLAVA, encoded by the coding sequence GTGAGTGTCGCGTTCCTGCTCACCACCCTGATCGTGGTGGTGACCCCCGGCACCGGCGTGGTGTACACGCTCGCCGCCGGGCTGTCCCACGGGCGGCGGGCGGGCGTCGTCGCCGCGTTCGCCTGCACCGTGGGGATCGTCCCCCATCTGGTGGCGACGGTCACCGGGCTCGCGGCGCTGCTGCACACCAGCGCCGTCGCCTACGAGACGGTGAAGTACCTGGGCGTCGCGTATCTGCTGTACATGGCGTGGTCGACGCTCCGTGACAAGGACGCCCTCGTCGTGGAGCGGGACACGGCACCCCGCCCCGCCGCCCGGGTCATCGCATCGGGCGTGCTGCTGAACCTGCTGAACCCGAAGCTCACGATGTTCTTCGTCGCCTTCCTGCCGCAGTTCGTCCCCGGCGGCGGGCAGGGCTCGGCGCGCGATCTGCTCGCCCTCGGCGGCGTCTTCATGGGCCTGACCTTCGTCGTCTTCGCCGTGTACGGGCTGTGCGCCGCCGCCGTACGGCACCGGGTGCTCGCCCGGCCCCGGGTGCTGACCGGTCTGCGCCGGGTGTTCGCCGTGTGCTTCGTGGGCCTGGGCGCCCGGCTGGCGGTGGCGTGA